One Williamsia phyllosphaerae DNA segment encodes these proteins:
- a CDS encoding ROK family protein — translation MHIATPQLHLSTKPSAVVLRTARLQGPIFRDDAAAQSGLSISTVNRQVSALLRAGLLRERADLAPAGAIGRPRLPFELNVDSFLTVGIHIGLKVTSITTHDLLHRVVGAIQIPTPAGDSAEQTLTAIGVSARRFASRWPAQRVLWTGVAIGGRVSEGGLVDHPRLGWTGAPVGPVLSQALGLPVSVASHVEAMAAAELLVNPKDESGSFLYFYAREMVGIAFTVGGTVYTPTAGPPVIGHFPSGPTTLLDPHRTGQLEPSASDTGVVEAARAAGLSVENIDDVHAAAAADDPTASAILLERAEVLGRAVSLVADIFNPDHVILGGQAFTDSPSTLPAVAKAVRNTPAAPNRDVRVTRAGASVQQQAAGAVSLDAIYSDPLEALALTA, via the coding sequence ATTCACATCGCAACCCCGCAGCTGCATCTGTCGACGAAGCCGTCGGCCGTCGTGTTGCGCACCGCGCGGTTGCAGGGTCCGATCTTCCGTGACGACGCCGCGGCACAGTCGGGCCTGAGCATCTCGACGGTCAACCGCCAGGTCAGCGCCCTGTTGAGGGCGGGCCTGCTGCGCGAGCGCGCCGATCTGGCCCCGGCGGGTGCCATCGGTCGCCCCCGCCTCCCGTTCGAGCTCAACGTCGACAGCTTCCTGACCGTGGGCATCCACATCGGACTCAAGGTCACCTCGATCACCACCCACGACCTGCTGCACCGGGTGGTCGGAGCGATCCAGATCCCGACCCCGGCCGGCGACTCCGCCGAACAGACCCTCACCGCGATCGGTGTCAGCGCACGCCGTTTCGCCTCGCGATGGCCTGCGCAGCGCGTGCTGTGGACCGGCGTCGCCATCGGCGGCCGGGTCTCCGAAGGTGGACTCGTCGACCATCCGCGCCTGGGTTGGACCGGCGCCCCGGTCGGACCGGTGCTCTCGCAGGCCCTCGGACTGCCGGTGTCGGTGGCGTCGCACGTCGAGGCGATGGCCGCGGCCGAACTGCTGGTCAACCCCAAGGACGAGAGCGGCAGCTTCCTGTACTTCTACGCCCGCGAGATGGTGGGCATCGCGTTCACCGTCGGTGGCACGGTCTACACCCCGACCGCCGGCCCGCCGGTGATCGGTCACTTCCCCAGCGGACCCACCACCCTGCTCGATCCGCACCGCACCGGTCAGCTCGAGCCGTCGGCGAGCGACACCGGGGTGGTCGAGGCCGCTCGGGCCGCCGGTCTGTCCGTCGAGAACATCGACGATGTCCACGCGGCGGCAGCGGCGGACGACCCGACGGCGTCGGCGATCCTGCTCGAACGCGCCGAGGTGCTCGGTCGCGCGGTGTCGCTGGTCGCTGACATCTTCAACCCCGACCACGTGATCCTCGGCGGTCAGGCGTTCACCGATTCCCCGTCGACGTTGCCCGCGGTCGCCAAGGCCGTCCGCAACACGCCCGCCGCCCCGAATCGCGATGTCCGGGTGACCCGCGCCGGTGCGTCCGTGCAGCAGCAGGCCGCCGGCGCGGTGTCGCTCGACGCGATCTACAGCGACCCACTGGAGGCTCTCGCGCTCACCGCGTGA
- a CDS encoding MFS transporter yields the protein MATTRTDTLDSDQRSAFAASYLGWMMDAFDYFILVLVYKEIADDFGVSLDKMAYLTTVTLVMRPVGAYLFGIWADKVGRRTPLIVDVCLYSVIGFACAFAPNYWVLFVLRLLYGIGMGGEWGLGAALSMEKVPAARRGFFSGILQGGYAGGYLLASVAFLGTNSWLGLSWRYLFALSILPAFVSLIIRMNVKESEVWVNTKALLEKNKTSVRTVFLNRKVLRRFVFLVILMAAFNFLSHGTQDLYPTFLKSDEHGGAGLSASTATWIAVLYNVGAIIGGLVLGWASDRIGRKGAILIGALLTLPIIPIFAYSTTAGMLCLGSFLIQAATQGAWASVPAHLSEMSPNAIRGFYPGVTYQLGNVVAALNLPLQQHLSERWGYPTALAVTVGVAAVAVAVLTMIGSQATAVDFTDEKEPVPVG from the coding sequence ATGGCGACGACGAGAACCGACACACTCGACTCCGATCAGCGATCGGCGTTCGCCGCGAGTTATCTCGGCTGGATGATGGACGCGTTCGACTACTTCATCCTCGTCCTGGTCTACAAGGAGATCGCCGACGACTTCGGCGTCTCCCTGGACAAGATGGCGTATCTGACCACCGTCACCCTGGTGATGCGCCCGGTCGGCGCCTATCTCTTCGGCATCTGGGCGGACAAGGTCGGTCGACGCACCCCGCTCATCGTCGACGTCTGCCTCTACTCGGTGATCGGATTCGCCTGCGCCTTCGCGCCCAACTACTGGGTGCTGTTCGTTCTCCGACTCCTCTACGGGATCGGGATGGGCGGCGAGTGGGGACTCGGGGCCGCCCTGTCGATGGAGAAGGTGCCTGCCGCGCGACGCGGATTCTTCTCGGGCATCCTGCAGGGCGGCTACGCAGGTGGCTATCTGCTGGCGTCGGTCGCGTTCCTCGGCACGAACTCGTGGCTCGGCCTGAGCTGGCGGTATTTGTTCGCCCTGTCCATCCTGCCCGCGTTCGTGAGTCTGATCATCCGGATGAACGTCAAGGAATCCGAGGTGTGGGTCAACACCAAGGCGCTGCTCGAGAAGAACAAGACATCAGTCCGCACCGTCTTTCTCAACCGGAAGGTGTTGCGGAGGTTCGTCTTCCTGGTGATCCTGATGGCGGCGTTCAACTTCCTCTCGCACGGCACCCAGGACCTCTATCCGACGTTCCTCAAGTCCGATGAGCACGGCGGCGCCGGTCTGAGCGCCTCCACCGCCACCTGGATCGCAGTCCTCTACAACGTCGGTGCGATCATCGGCGGGTTGGTCTTGGGATGGGCGTCGGATCGTATCGGCCGTAAGGGGGCGATCCTGATCGGCGCCCTGCTGACGCTTCCGATCATCCCCATCTTCGCGTACTCCACCACTGCCGGGATGCTCTGCCTCGGTTCGTTTCTCATACAGGCAGCCACCCAGGGCGCCTGGGCGTCGGTACCTGCACACCTGTCGGAGATGTCGCCCAACGCGATCCGCGGCTTCTATCCCGGCGTGACCTATCAGCTCGGCAACGTGGTCGCAGCACTGAATCTGCCGCTGCAGCAACATCTCTCCGAGAGGTGGGGCTATCCGACGGCGCTGGCCGTGACGGTGGGAGTCGCCGCGGTGGCGGTTGCCGTGCTGACGATGATCGGCAGCCAGGCCACCGCGGTCGACTTCACCGACGAGAAGGAACCAGTGCCCGTCGGATGA